The DNA window CACCGTGCCATCGACTGCGAGACCTCCTGCCATGCCTGGGGCGACATCGTGGCCATCAAGAAGGCCGCAGGCGGCAAACTGCTGGTCGCGACGGCTGGTGGGGTCCGTGTCGAGGTCGTCAAGGAGGCACTCGCATCAGGAGCCGATATCCTGGTCGTCGGCAGAGCGATCACTGCGAGCAAGGACATTCGCCATGCTACCGAGGAGTTCCTTGAGCAGCTGCACAAGGATGAGATCGACCAGTTCAGGGTCATGACCGATTTCTGATCGGTCATTGTAACTTTTTTTAGGTTTTTAACCTGTCAATGTGCAGCCCTCGAACTGAATGTGCTGCGTTGCAATCGGTTTATCGTTCACCTAATTCAGATGATCGATGCTCGTTGTCATATACTGGTGGTCGGTTTAAATAAAACTACAAAAGAAGAAGGTATTTCTGAATCTGTGGTAGGGGTGATTTATGCTGGTTTGGACATTTTCTGAGGGGAATGTGGTATTTTTCAGTGTAATCTGTTAGATGGTGAATCGAACTATCCCACCAACTGCCTGATTGCATCAGTCACTGCGTCCGGCCGGTCGAGCTGAAGTGAGCGAGTGGTATTCTGGATCGTCATCACCTGCCCGTCGGCTGAGTTACCGACGAGACCGCGTTGCAGGTTCCGGAACGTTCTGTATCCTTCCGGTACCGACCCAGATCCCTCTGTTTGCAGAGCAGGGTCTGTGGAGAGAAGTATCCTGACCGGTACCCCGAGATGCATCCCGTTCAGTTCGGACCTGACCGTGGTGAAGAAGCGATCGGTTCCCTTCCATTCATCGATCTGTGCCAGGGTGAACGCTGGGTGGGACACGATCAGGGCCCTATCGGTCTGCTGGTCCTGAAGCGAAAGATGTGGACTCACGGTGACCAGTCCCGGGTTTCTGGCGAGGTATCCACTGTCAACCGCTCCAACTCTCTTTTCAAGCGCCAGGACCAGATCCGTGATCTGCTGGTGCCTGACCATGGAGTAATCAGCGTTGCTGCTGAATTCGTTCTCGACTTCTGGTTCGACCAGGACCAGCCCGGCCACCTCTGCCGGGTACCGGTGGGTGAAGAGTCTCATGATGGTCGCCCCCCGCCCCTGCCCGATCAGCAGATACGGTGGGGGGAGGCCGGCATTGTGAAGGGCGAGATGCAGGTCCGAGACATCGGCCGTTGCATTCGCCGGTCCAGTCCTTGGATCAGACCAGCCCAGCCCTGCCCGGTCGACTGAGACCGCAGTGGTGAACTCGCCAACCTCCTGCTGGACCTGTGCCCACGAGAGGGCAGAGTCCCCGGTGCCGGCCTCCATCACCACCACCGGCCCGCCGATCCCGGATGTCTGCAGCGCAATTCGCCGACCGTCCCCGACGTCGACCCTGTGCCCGGTTCTGACCGAGGCCCCGGACGCCCTGTCGAGGGCTACCAGGGCATGCAGATGGTTCGGCGAGGGACCGAGTGCAGGAACCGGGGAGACGTTTCTGGCCTCAGTCACCAGGGTCTGCTCATCGGTCAACCACCGGTTTCCACCGGCGATCACCCGATCGGTGCAGTTTACGATGCTGAGCCCGGCCGGGCTCCCACCTGCCGCATTGTTCAGGACGAGCGTCCTGCCAGTTTCTTCGAGGTACACCGCGGCTATCTGGTTGCCATAGAGCAGGTTCGTCGTGATCATGTTCTGCATTCCGCCGCTGATGGCGATCCCCGGGTACTGGTTCCATGCGGCCTGGCAGTTGTTGATCGTCGTCTTGTCGCTCTGCTCAAGGAATATTCCGTTTAATCGATTCTCTGAGGCAGTGCAGCGATCAATGATGGTCCCGGTGGCATTGAGTAGATACATTCCAACATCCCCGTTTTGAAGGGTTTGCGTTTCTGTCAGCCGGCATTTTGTCGATTCATTGATGGCGATCCCGGGTAACCCGTTCTGGAGGGCCTGGCAGGAATCGATGCTGATCCCACTGCACCCATCGAGGAGGAACCCGTTCTCTGTGCAGTTCACGGCAGTCACCCCATTGATCCGGCCTGAACTGATCGACTGGAATCGGATGCCGGTGCCCCACGATCGAACTGACAGGTTCCGGATCGTCACGTTCTGTTGTGCTCCCTTCACGACAACACCGACTGATCCCTGTGATGAGGTTCCAACCACCTGATATCCGCCCCCGTCGAGGAGGACATCTGAACTGCTGATCACGATCCCCTGCTGACCCCCGCCTACTGGGTCATGGTCAAGGATGTACTGACCGGGGGCGGTGATCATCAGGGGGCCGTCCCCCTGTCCTGCTGCCGGGACCACAAGCAGACAGAAGACGAGAATGAGAAGACCCATGGAGGGGCCTGAAAGAAACATATCGTTCATGTCCCTTCCTCATGGACCAGCGTGACACCATCGGTACATATCCGGTCATCCTGAATTCTGTCCTCCCTGGCCGATTCGCCTCTCATCTCCTCACTATCCGTCTGCCACCACACAGATTGTCCATCCGATCACCTGCACTGGTGAGTGATATCATCAACTAACTAGATAAACCCGGCGAACTGTATCTTCCGAAGGTCTTACTGAGGTGATCATGATTATATGTTCAGGCACAGATCATTGATCAATTCACTATGTCTCTCATAACGCCAGAAACTTCAGCCAAGGTCGCTCTGTTTGTCTTTTGTTCCGGTATCGTCCTGACCCTGGCTCATACTCTCCCGGATATCGCACCGCTGCTGCTTCGAGCCGGTTTCTTTCTGGGGGTCATTTCCTATATCTGGGATGCCCTTCGCTTCTGGTATTATGGGAACTGGTGGTTCTCTGCCCTGATGATCGGGGTCCCACTTCTCTTCTCCCTTATCTCGTTCAACACCTCTGGGTTTCACCTGGGTGAGCAGATGGCCTTCATCGTCCTTCCCTGGATAATGGGTATCCTACTGGTGCTCTTTATTCTCAACCTGTTACATCGGGCTCTCCGTCCACGGAGGGATTCAGTCGCTTATCTGTCCTACCTGCATGAGCACCCGAGTTTTATCTGGGCGTTAATCGGTCTGGTTGTGATCGGCAGTCTCTGCCTGGTCGGCACCCTGTATCGGGACGATCCCTCCCTTTTCACTCAGAGCTCGGTGAACTGGTCTGTACCGTTCGTGCAGCCGCTGGTGATTCAGACTAATCACCAGCTGCCTGGTATAACCAGCACAATCTCCGGCCGTTCCTCCCTGAATGATCAGGTTCTGATATCTTCGCTGTTGACGTGATGGTTCTTCTTTTGGTGAGGGGTGGATCAGATGGGGAGAACCGATATCCTGCTCACGACATTATCTTCTATCTGTTTGTGAGATCGGTATCCTGGTAGGTTGACAAAATTTTTCGATACAAACGAACGGTCCTGCTCTTCAATCTGACGATCGTTGATTGGTCAGAACCTGTTGGAGAGATGGGCTGGGGAATTCCCGGTGATTGGTAAAAAAAGAAAAAGAGATGATGTAATTATTCGTTCTTTCTCTGCCGTGCAGCGATCAGAGCAACCCCTGCCAGTGCTGCAACACTCAACAGGCCAAACATCGACCCTGATTTCTTTGCGGTTGTGGTGGTGGTGATCGACGTGTTGTTTGCTTTAAATGAAGAGTCCTTCTGGATTCCAAGGTTGTTCTGAGTCGGTGGAATCGTGGTCTGCGAGGTCTCGATCAGCGAATTGAAGTTCGTAGAACTGGCTGAACCAGAACCGTTTGGGTTATAGTTCTGGCTCTGACCGCTGTCTGCGACAAAGGATTGGAAACTCATGTTGCCATTGTTCTGAATACCAGATGAACTGTTCTGATAGACTGACTGGTATGTCTGGACTGTCTGATACACCGTCTGGTTCGATGTATTGGTTACTGGAGGCCAGACCGTTGCAACCGTACCCGGAAAGAGTGTCGGGATTGTGGTGGCCGCTGCCGGCGAACCGGACGAGGCGCCCTGTTGAAGTCCCTGCTGTGCAGCCACGGTCACCTGTTGACCGGGGAGTGGCCAGCTCTGCTGCTGGGTCGTGGCCGGCCAGGTCTGGACCGTCTGAGTCACTGGAGCCAGGGTGACATTCTGCTGGACGGTTGGTGTTGTGGTAACGGGCAGGACAGTGGTCTGTGTGAGTGTTGGAATCGTACCGTTGAGCGCATCGCCGGCGATAGTTATCGTCGTGGCCTTCACATCGGTCTTGCCGGAGATATCGTTCCCTTCGAGATCGTTCATACTGTGAACCCGAACCTTTGGTGTGGTCTCACCTGGGCCGATTGCGACGAACGTAACCACAGCCATATCATATTCTCCATTCTTGAACCCGTTGGTGGAATCAGCCAGCATCAACTCGAGGGTACCCTTGCCATACTGTTCTGTAGATGTGGTATGGCCGACCTGAAAATCGGTCTTCATGTACTGGAGCATGGTGCCGTCCCAGTCGAGTACGAGGTCCATATCAGATGCTAATGGGTTCAGATTGTTGTCCACGGCGATCGTTGCGGTCACTACATCGCCCGTGTTCACATGCTCTGGAGCGGCGACTTTGAACATGGCCATGCCGCCTGCACTGGCCATTGTGATACAACTGATCATTACCAGCCCGATGATCAGCAATGATCTGTACAGTTTCATGGCTGCAGCCTCCTTAGAGAAGCAATACCGAGGGGACGTATATCATTCATAAGAGTAAGTTTGTTAAGTCCATGCAGATAAATGATTGCAGTCATACATCCTCACAGCGCCGCGCAGACACTTAAATATCAGTATCAGGGGTTGAATTGCCCCTTTTTCATCAGGATATACTCTTCCCGGGCGGCGCTTCCATTGTCCCTACCTGGCCATTCGGGATAGGTCCTCTAATGGCCTGGTTGGGGCCTGCTCTGCAGGGGCAAGATGGAAGTAGCAGGAGGACCAGTATGATAAGGAGAAGAGGTACTGTGAGCGATACAATAGAGAAGATATCCAATACTGATACGCCGGCCGAACCTGTTACCAATGCATTCGAGGCACTGGGTATCTCAAAAGAGATCCAGAGAGCCATCGTTGATCTCGGGTTCGAAGAGCCGACCCCCATCCAGCAGATGGCGATCCCCCTGATTCATCAGGGATTTGATGTGATCGGCCAGGCCCAGACTGGGACTGGTAAAACGGCGGCTTTTGGAATACCAACGCTAGAGAAGATTGATCCCCTGGATAAACATGTCCAGGCTCTGATTCTCAGCCCAACCCGTGAGTTGACCATCCAGATCGCCGAGGAACTGAGCAAACTGGCCCGTTACCGACGCGGGATCGCGATCCTACCGATCTATGGCGGTCAGCCTATCGAGCGGCAGTTCGATGCTCTCAGACGGGGCGTTCAGGTCGTGATCGGAACCCCAGGCAGGGTCATGGACCATATGCGTAGGGGAACGCTGGTCTTCGACCACGTGAAGACCGTGGTCCTCGACGAAGCGGACGAGATGCTGGATATGGGCTTCCGGGATGATATCGAACTGATCCTCAAGACGACGCCGTCAGACCGGCAGACCACGCTCTTTTCAGCTACGATGTCGCAGCCGATCCTGGAACTGACCAAGCGGTTTCAGAAGAGCCCGAAGATGGTCAAGGTCACCCACAAGGAACTGACGGTCGCGGCAGTTGAACAGATCTACTACGAGGTTCGCGAATCGCTGAAGCTCGAGGCGCTGGCCCGCCTGCTCGATATTTACAATCCGAAACTGACCCTGATCTTCTGCAACACCAAGCGGCGGGTCGATGAACTGGTCGGACAGTTACAGGTCAGGGGATATGCTGCGGAGGCTCTCCATGGAGACCTAAAGCAGTCACAGCGCGACCGGGTGATGGGCAGGTTCAGATCCGGTGGGATCGATATCCTGGTCGCGACCGATGTCGCAGCCCGTGGGATCGATGTCGACGATATCGAGGCGGTCTTCAACTACGATATTCCGCAGGACGAGGAGTATTATGTGCACCGGATCGGCAGGACCGGACGGGCCGGCAGGACCGGGCGTGCGTTCACCTTCGTCTCGGGTAAGGAGATCTGGAAAATCCGGGATATCCAGCGGTACACCAACACCCGCGTGATCCAGGCCCAGGTGCCGACCCTCTCGGATGTCGAGGAGATCCGGACCACACTCTTCATCGACAAGGTGAAGACGATCGTCGATGCAGGTGGGCTTGAAAAGTACGTCTCGATGATCGAGAAACTGATGCGTGACGACTACGCTTCGCTTGATATCGCAGCAGCACTGCTGAAGATGCGGA is part of the Methanosphaerula palustris E1-9c genome and encodes:
- a CDS encoding alpha/beta fold hydrolase, producing the protein MNDMFLSGPSMGLLILVFCLLVVPAAGQGDGPLMITAPGQYILDHDPVGGGQQGIVISSSDVLLDGGGYQVVGTSSQGSVGVVVKGAQQNVTIRNLSVRSWGTGIRFQSISSGRINGVTAVNCTENGFLLDGCSGISIDSCQALQNGLPGIAINESTKCRLTETQTLQNGDVGMYLLNATGTIIDRCTASENRLNGIFLEQSDKTTINNCQAAWNQYPGIAISGGMQNMITTNLLYGNQIAAVYLEETGRTLVLNNAAGGSPAGLSIVNCTDRVIAGGNRWLTDEQTLVTEARNVSPVPALGPSPNHLHALVALDRASGASVRTGHRVDVGDGRRIALQTSGIGGPVVVMEAGTGDSALSWAQVQQEVGEFTTAVSVDRAGLGWSDPRTGPANATADVSDLHLALHNAGLPPPYLLIGQGRGATIMRLFTHRYPAEVAGLVLVEPEVENEFSSNADYSMVRHQQITDLVLALEKRVGAVDSGYLARNPGLVTVSPHLSLQDQQTDRALIVSHPAFTLAQIDEWKGTDRFFTTVRSELNGMHLGVPVRILLSTDPALQTEGSGSVPEGYRTFRNLQRGLVGNSADGQVMTIQNTTRSLQLDRPDAVTDAIRQLVG
- a CDS encoding DEAD/DEAH box helicase, with product MIRRRGTVSDTIEKISNTDTPAEPVTNAFEALGISKEIQRAIVDLGFEEPTPIQQMAIPLIHQGFDVIGQAQTGTGKTAAFGIPTLEKIDPLDKHVQALILSPTRELTIQIAEELSKLARYRRGIAILPIYGGQPIERQFDALRRGVQVVIGTPGRVMDHMRRGTLVFDHVKTVVLDEADEMLDMGFRDDIELILKTTPSDRQTTLFSATMSQPILELTKRFQKSPKMVKVTHKELTVAAVEQIYYEVRESLKLEALARLLDIYNPKLTLIFCNTKRRVDELVGQLQVRGYAAEALHGDLKQSQRDRVMGRFRSGGIDILVATDVAARGIDVDDIEAVFNYDIPQDEEYYVHRIGRTGRAGRTGRAFTFVSGKEIWKIRDIQRYTNTRVIQAQVPTLSDVEEIRTTLFIDKVKTIVDAGGLEKYVSMIEKLMRDDYASLDIAAALLKMRMERDTKEETAAEPDFKNTGAEAGMVRFFLNVGRNHNVRAKDILGAIAGETGIPGKSIGAINIFDSYSFVEVPLEHAKTVYQIMNKNQIKGNTINIEPANQR